Proteins encoded in a region of the Kiritimatiellales bacterium genome:
- a CDS encoding tyrosine recombinase XerC has protein sequence MSSEPKSEKSLTIDPCIAHFLQFLQGEKNASVHTVTNYLNDINQFIQLIWGDELQPPYRWKDADRFSARKFLVEFQKLEMEPATTRRKLSALRSFYKFLVREEYVPNNPFSGLLLPKKGSYLPAVLSAGEVDQLLAAPREMGKAEKKKTIFDEYIPVRDTAILEVLYSTGMRVGELVSLTEDRIEILSGVVRVHGKGNKERLCPLGRPAETALQNALSMRAEVWNSLGIPGDRRNVIFLNKHGGKITARSIERMMKKYVVYCGLKPTVSPHTLRHSFATHMLDNGADLRSVQELLGHSSLSTTQIYTHVSIEKLKRVYETAHPRA, from the coding sequence ATGAGTTCCGAACCAAAATCTGAAAAAAGTTTAACCATCGATCCGTGCATTGCACATTTTCTGCAGTTTCTGCAGGGCGAGAAAAATGCATCGGTGCATACGGTAACGAACTATCTGAATGATATAAATCAATTCATTCAATTGATCTGGGGCGATGAACTACAGCCGCCGTACCGGTGGAAAGATGCAGACCGTTTTTCCGCGCGCAAATTTCTGGTGGAATTTCAAAAGCTGGAGATGGAACCCGCAACAACCCGCCGGAAACTTTCCGCGCTGCGTTCGTTTTATAAATTTCTGGTGCGCGAAGAATATGTACCGAACAATCCATTCAGCGGGCTGCTCCTGCCGAAAAAAGGCAGTTACCTGCCGGCAGTTTTGTCTGCCGGTGAAGTGGACCAGCTGCTCGCCGCACCGCGTGAAATGGGAAAAGCGGAAAAGAAAAAGACTATTTTTGATGAATATATTCCGGTGCGCGACACCGCAATTCTGGAAGTGCTTTACAGCACCGGTATGCGGGTCGGCGAGCTGGTATCGCTGACCGAAGACCGGATTGAAATTCTTTCCGGTGTTGTGCGCGTGCATGGCAAAGGAAATAAGGAGCGGCTTTGTCCGCTGGGACGCCCCGCAGAAACTGCATTGCAGAATGCATTGTCGATGCGCGCCGAAGTCTGGAACTCGCTCGGGATTCCCGGCGATCGCCGGAATGTAATTTTTTTGAATAAACACGGCGGAAAAATTACGGCGCGTTCGATTGAACGGATGATGAAAAAATATGTTGTATACTGCGGATTAAAACCAACGGTTTCACCGCATACACTGCGGCACAGTTTTGCCACGCACATGCTGGACAACGGTGCCGATCTGCGCAGCGTTCAGGAACTGCTGGGACATTCAAGCTTGTCTACCACGCAAATCTACACGCACGTTTCCATTGAAAAACTAAAACGTGTTTATGAGACTGCTCATCCGCGCGCATAA
- a CDS encoding site-2 protease family protein, which produces MLKIYSRIILIYRLLFPLCLDSFPATAETPHMIKSSYLLTTVMRIPIRIHITLIILLILIAFASGLYGVLLAAGLFGCVAAHELGHSWVAIKKGCRVHEILLLPIGGVAKMSGLPTSAKSELLIALAGPVTSFLLFVFFIFLAPVSPLLASLAGINLMLCLFNLLPSFPMDGGRIFRAVMTPKLGLLKATGLAVRIGKIMAVVFGVFGLMTWNWILILIAIFIYQAAGAEYRSVAMMHAQRQWVTLDEPDIEVSPPPYAAKPQPFWKTWQQKTNSFFNDLFKNWNEG; this is translated from the coding sequence AATTTACAGCAGGATAATTTTAATTTACCGCCTGCTGTTTCCATTGTGCCTTGACAGTTTCCCCGCCACCGCCGAAACTCCGCATATGATTAAATCTTCCTATTTATTGACCACTGTAATGCGAATTCCGATTCGTATTCACATTACATTGATCATTCTGCTGATTCTAATTGCATTTGCCAGCGGATTGTACGGCGTTCTGCTGGCCGCCGGCCTTTTTGGCTGCGTTGCTGCACATGAACTCGGCCATTCATGGGTTGCAATCAAAAAAGGCTGCCGTGTACATGAAATCCTGCTGCTGCCGATCGGCGGTGTTGCCAAAATGAGCGGACTGCCGACCAGCGCCAAAAGTGAGCTGCTCATTGCACTCGCCGGTCCGGTAACGAGTTTTCTGCTGTTTGTGTTTTTTATTTTTCTGGCACCGGTCAGCCCGCTGCTGGCTTCGCTCGCCGGAATTAATTTGATGCTCTGCCTCTTCAATCTGCTGCCGTCGTTTCCGATGGACGGCGGACGCATTTTTCGTGCGGTGATGACGCCGAAACTCGGACTGTTAAAGGCCACCGGACTTGCCGTGCGCATCGGGAAAATTATGGCGGTTGTATTTGGAGTTTTCGGACTGATGACGTGGAATTGGATTTTAATTCTGATCGCAATTTTTATCTATCAGGCCGCCGGAGCAGAATACCGGTCCGTGGCAATGATGCATGCGCAGCGGCAGTGGGTTACGCTTGATGAACCTGATATTGAAGTCAGTCCGCCGCCGTACGCCGCAAAACCGCAGCCGTTTTGGAAAACATGGCAGCAGAAAACCAACAGCTTTTTCAACGATTTGTTTAAAAACTGGAACGAGGGTTGA